ATTCATCTTTGTATTCTTACTTTTTGGTGCTTTTCTGGTAAAGACAGGAGTAGGGCAATATTTTAATGATTTAGCCGTAGCTCTTGCAGGTAAATTAATTGGGGGTCCTGCTAAGGTAGCGGTGTTTTCCAGTGCGTTACAGGGGACAATTTCGGGAAGCTCTGTTGCGAATGTTGTAACATCAGGCTCATATACGATTCCTATGATGAAAAAGCTTGGGTATCGAAGAGAGTTCGCGGGTGCAGTTGAAGCAGCGGCCTCTACTGGTGGTCAGTTAATGCCACCAATTATGGGTGCAGCAGCATTTTTAATGGTTGAATTTATTGGACGTAACATAACATATTGGGATATTGCGAAGGCAGCTGCAATACCTGCGCTGTTGTATTTTACAGGTATTTGGATTATGACGCATTTTGAGGCAAAGCGTGTAGGATTAAAGGGTTTACGTGATGATCAAATGCCAAATCGACGAGAGGTATTTAAGAAAATTTATTTGCTGTTACCAATTATCGCTATCATCATATTAATGCTAACAGGTACACCAGTGATGCGTGCTGCTCTCTACGGCATTATTATTTCTATAGGTGTAGCAATGTTTAATAAAGAAACACGATTAAAGCCAAAAGATATTATTGATGCACTAGTTGAAGGAGCACGTACAGCTCTTGGTGTAGTAGCTGCAACTGCCTGTGCAGGTATTATCGTTGGTGTTGTAGTAAAAACAGGCTTAGGCTTAAGTCTCGCAAATAGTTTAGTATCATTAGCCGGTGGTAGCATTATTTTAACACTAATTTTTGTTATGATTGCCTCATTAATACTAGGAATGGGGGCTCCTACAACTGCAAACTATGTCATAACATCAACAATTGCTGCTCCCGCAATCGTAGCTTTATTATCACCGAACACACCACAGGAATTGGTGCCAGTAGTTGTCTTATTATCAGCTCATTTCTTTGTGTTCTATTTCGGCATTATTGCTGATATAACACCACCAGTAGCACTCGCTGCCTTTGCGGCTTCAGGTATTTCTGGAGGAGATCCTATTAAAACAGGTGTAAACTCAGCCAAACTTGCCATTGCTGCGTTTATTATTCCTTACATGATTGTCTTTTCACCTTCTTTACTAATGATTGATACTACGATACCACAAATTTTATGGGTCGTATTTACTGCAATTACCGGTATGGTAGCGATTGGGGCAGGGGTAATCGGTTACTGGTATCGTAAAATGCTTTGGGTTGAACGTTTGATAGCAATTGCTGCAGGTCTATTACTAATCTATCCAGAGAAATTCTCGGATTGGGCAGGGCTAGCAATTTTTATCATATTGTTTATCATTCAGTTTATAACACAGCATAAAGACATTCCTGGAAAAAGGGACAAGAATGATACTAGTGTAACAGCGTCTTAAATACTTAATGAAATTTAACAGGAATCTGCTGATTATTATAGGGATTAAACCATTGTATAAGGTTTATTTTCCCTATAGTTTTCATGTAGATTCTTTTTACTTTCTGAAAAGTCTTTATCCATATTATGGTTTACATTAATCTAATTAAGTGATTGGTTTTATATTTATTATGCATATGTAGCATTATTTGTTGCTTTTTTATAAAAAGGCAATGTATAATTCTATTATCAGAAAATTCTATTAAATAGGGGTGATAAAATGAAAAAGCTGTTCAATTCGAAGTTTGAAACGTATTTAATGGATCAAGAGCCTGAATTAGCGATGGAAGAAGAAAAAAATGAAGAGCAGGCAACAATCATTCACTATGATGAATATCCACAAGGTTTTTTTACAAGTTTATAATATGTATTTGATGGACTGTGTGAAAGAGACTAAACTTTCAGCACAGTCCTTTTGTTTCGTATATACGAAATATGAAATTTGTATAAAATATTTGAATATGGGTCGAATTACATATGTACTTTTCTGAAATTATTTCATGTATAATGGGAAACAAAAATGAGTATGAGGTGTAATGATGTCAGATATTGTAACGTTAGAAGAATCAATATTTCAATGGTTTGATCATTTTCATAAATTTCCTGAGGTAAGCTGGAAGGAATTTGAGACAACTAAAAAAATTGCGTCCATACTAGACGAATTAAATGTGTCATATCGTTTATTAGGCGATGTGCCTGGATTAATTGCTGAAATTGGGACAGGGGATGAGATCGTTGCTGTTAGAGCAGATATTGATGCTTTGTGGCAAGAGGTAGATGGGAAATGGCAGGCGAATCACTCTTGTGGTCATGATGCAAATATGACAATGGTTCTTGGTGCATTATTACTACTTAAAGATCTGCCCTTGCAACATCGTGTTCGGTTTATTTTTCAACCTGCTGAAGAACTAGGAAATGGAGCCTGTGCAGCCTATGATCGTGGAGCAGTTGAAGGGGTATCGCATTTATTCGGTGTACATTTAAGACCGATTGAAGAATTGCCACTTGGAAAGGTTTCTCCAGCCATCCATCATGGTGCAGCTTATTTTTTAGAGGGAACAATTCATGGTATAGATGCACATGGTGCAAGACCACATCAAGGTAAGAATGCTATTGATGTGATTATGGCTGTTCAACAAATGCTGAACAGTATTCATCTATCACCGTTTGAACCACATTCTGCAAAACTAACAAAAATTATTGCAGATGGCGGTAGTACAAATATTATTCCGGGTAATGCTAGCTTTTCGATGGATATTCGCGCACAGCAAAATCAACAGCTCGAATTACTCCGAAGTCGTATTGAGTCTGGTTTAAAAGCTATACAGTTACAGTTTGAAATTGATATGGACTGGAAGTGGATTGATTACACGCCAGGTGCTGAAGTTTCACCAATTGCAGCAAGAATGGCGAAAGAGGCAATCATTGAAACGTTAGGTGAGGAGCATTTGGCGGATGAAATCACTACACCAGGTAGCGATGATTTCCATTTCTACACGGTGAAAAAACCAGAACTAAAAGCGGCGATGATTGGTATTGGGGCTAATTTGACACCAGGATTACATCATCCTAAGATGACCTTTGAGCGTAGTGCGCTGATCGATGCTGCAAAAGTACTTGCTTGTGTATTAGAAAAAAAACCAAAATCTGAATAAAAAATAAAGCTATATTAAAAGATTATATTTTCTTTTAATATAGCTTTTTTGTATGAACATTTTACAAAATGTATGGATATACAAGGGTTTGCATTGTTTTTAATAGCTACTTGAAAGCGTTTTATTACGCTAAAATAGTGAGATTTGCTTGAGAGGCATAAATTTTTTGCGTTGACTTTTAATTTTTTGAATATTAAGCTAAAAAACGTAAAAAATTATTTGCGCCTTAAAAATTCGACAAAGGAATCAGGTGCAAAAAAAGGGGATGGGACCATGAAAAAAGAAATTAATGCTCTTTGGGCACTTTTAACTTTTGCAATTATGATTATTACGATGCTTATTACAGTAGTTGTATTAGAGCAAAGTCCTCACGTACCTCTTCTTGTTGGCACAACAGTAGCAGCAATTGTTGCCAAATTACATGGATTTAAGTGGATGGAAATTGAGGAAATGATGTATAAGGGCATACGTCTAGCTTTACCAGCAATTGTCATTATTATTTTAGTAGGTTTGACAATCGGTGCATGGATTGGTGGCGGTGTCGTAGCAACAATGATTTATTATGGCTTAAAATTAATTTCTCCAGCATGGTTCTTAGTAACAATTATGCTGTTATGTTCAATCGTTTCATTGGCGATTGGTAGCTCATGGTCTACAATGGCAACAATCGGTGTTGCTGGAATGGGGATTGGCTTAAGTATGGGAATTCCGGCAGCAATGATTGCTGGAGCTGTTATTTCAGGTGCATATTTTGGCGATAAGATGTCGCCTTTATCCGATACGACCAATCTTGCAGCAGGTTTAACCGGGACAGACCTTTTTGATCATATTAAGCACATGCTTTACACAACAATTCCGGCTCTTGTCATTGCGCTTGTTGTCTTTGGCATTATGGGAAGAAAATTTGCAGATGTCTCTATGAAGTCAGAAGAAATTTTAACAACTTTAAAAGTAATGGAGGAAAGCTTTGTTATTTCTCCTTTACTATTACTTGTTCCAGTTGGTGTTATTGTATTAGTTGCAAAAAAAGTGCCAGCAATTCCTGCTTTAATTATTGGGATTGTTTCAGGTTTCTTACTACAAATTTTTGTACAAGGTGGTTCAGCAGCAAGTGCTGTACAAGCATTACAGGCTGGATTTGAAATTTCTACAGGTAATCACATGGTGGATGATTTATTTAACCGTGGTGGCTTAGACTCAATGATGAATACGGTTTCAATGACAATCGTAGCGATGACGTTTGGTGGTATTTTAGAATACTCCGGCATGTTAAAAGCGCTTATGAACGTTATTGTGAAATTTGCTAAATCTACAGGTAGTCTAGTTGCTTCAACGATAGCAGCTTGTATCACAACGAATGCTACATGTTCTGAGCAATATATTTCGATTGTAGTACCTTCACGTATGTTTGCAGGTGTTTATCAACAACGTGGTTTACATTCTAAAAACCTATCTCGTGCGTTAGAGGATGGGGGAACATTAACGTCCGTATTCTTCCCTTGGAATACTTGTGGTGTGTTTATTTTAGCAACATTAGGCGTAAGTGCTATGGAATATGCACCATATGCGATTCTTAACTTCACTGTACCTATTATTTCAATTATCTATGCTTATATCGGGTTTGCAATAGTAAAACTAACTCCTGAAGAAATTGCAGAGGCAGAGAAGCGTAAAAAGGAGCAAGAAATAAACGATGCGAATATGGCGGTAGTGGAATAATTCCATCCCATCTACTAGCTAACCGTAGTCTCGCAGATGCCAAAAGTATCTGCGAGAATTTTTAATAAATAGCAAAGTTCAATTCATAGATTGTGCGTGGGCGACCTTGCTGATGGGTCATTTCTTCTCCTACAACTTTAGCATAGCCATTGTCTACTAATTTTTTTATAATACGCTCTGTTGTACGTCTTGTCACTTGAAGGTATTCTGAAAGATTGTAAGCAGTAAATTGAGCTGATTGACGCTCTCGGCTAAAGTCGATGATTTTAGAAATATTTAAAGGACTTAGGCTTGTTAGCTTTGCCATTTGTAAAACGTAAGGATTATCCGTTTTTAAAGCAAGCTTTATTTCCGATTTGGGGAACGGACCTAACAAATTTTTATGTTCATCTAGTATAAATATTTCACAAGGTTTAGCAAAGGTTAATGCGTTATTTGCATTTTGGCTCGCCTCAAGAATGGAGTGACCAAAACCAAAAGCAAGCTTAAAGGGTATTTCAATTTGTTGCATTAAACTTTGCAAATTTTCTTTTGCAAGGGTATTTTGCAAATATCCTGCTGTTGTATAAAGTTCAAAAGAATTTGCCGTAATTTGTTTATAGGTTGAATGTGTAGCTGCAGTGATTTTTGATAAAATATAGGTGTCAAATGAATTGTTCTCTGGCATTTCTAATATCCCTACAACAGCTTTCACAGATTCAGATTTAGTTAAAAGTGATTGAGACCTTGTTTCTTCCAAGTATTGAACAATAGAGTTTGTAGCGTCTATCATGCGCATAGCAGGTATTTGACGCTTTTGCAATTCATCAAAAACACTATGAATACTTGTAATAACAAAATCAATGCTTTGGGCATTCCATAAAGCAATATGATGCTGAAGTATTGCTTGAGTAGGTCTCGTAACAGCGATTTGCTGAATAAAGGGTCTTGGACCAGAATACTCAATATCTTTTAAAACATTTTCAACAAAAATTGGATTCATCACATCGATAGAAATTCTTCTTAAAGATATTGCATGATTGGCCATTACTGATAGCAATGTTGTAGAAATAGCAGTCTCGTCTTGTTTTATATAATTCCAAGGGATTGGTATTTCTGATAAAGACGATTGGGCATGTAGATAAGGCAATGTTCCGCCAAGCAATAGCGCGTCACATGGTCTAATTTGCTTTAATAAAATAGGTGCTTCTTCAGGATGGCTGTAAGGATAAAATTCTAATTGAATATTCTTAATGTTTTGTGCGATACTAGTAATACGTTTCATAAATGCTTTAGAGCAAATAACTGCTATTTTAGTAGACATAGGTAACATTCCTTCTCTAAATTTTTTCAACAATTAGCGACATATTAACGACAACTAAATTATATAGGAGATTGATAAAAATGAAAATCCAACAAGTAGAAATTTTTGCAATTCATTTACCATTAATTGAACCATTCGTTATTAGCTATGCTACATATGACTCAATGCCTTCTATTATTTTAAAGGTTACGACAGATACCGGTATTATAGGCTATGGCGAAGCAGTGCCAGATGAGCATGTAACAGGGGAAACATGGGAAAGCACATATGCTGTTTTAAAAAATCAGCTAGTTCCTGCGATTATTGGAGCGAATCCACTTGAATTTGAAAAAATCCACGATAAAATGAATAAAATTGTCAAGGATGTACCTGCCGCAAAAGCTGCGATTGATATAGCTTGTTTTGATATTGCTGGGAAAGCACTGCAGGTTCCAGTATATCAGCTGTTAGGTGGACGTTATCATGAGAAATTCCCAATCACACATGTGTTGAGCATTGGAACGCCAGAAGCTATGGCAGATGAGGCAGCAGATCGAGTAGAAATGGGCTATCGTTCATTTAAAATGAAGGTAGGAACAGAAGTTGTACGTGATGTTGCCCGTATTAAAGCGGTGCGTGAACGGGTAGGAGATAACATTGCCATTCGAGTAGATGTTAATCAAGGATGGGGGAATGCATCTACTACATTACAAGGTTTACGTGCAATGAAAGACTTAAATATAGATTGGTTAGAGCAGCCAGTAGATAGTGAGGATATTGACGGAATGGTTGAGATTAAGTCAAAATCCGATGTTACACTAATGATTGATGAAGGACTTCGTGGCGTACGTGAGATGCGTGAAATTATTGCAAAGCGTGCAGCAGACAAAGTAAATATAAAACTAATGAAATGTGGTGGCATTTATCCTGCTATGAAGCTAGCGGTAATGGCTGAAATGGCAGGCATTGAGTGCCAGGTTGGTTCAATGGTAGAATCATCTGTTGGCTCAGCAGCAGGCTTCCATGTGGCATTCTCTAAAAAAATTATGACAAGTGTAGAATTAACAGGTCCATTAAAATTCTCTAAGGATGTTGGAAACCTACATTATGATGTTCCATTCATCTGTTTAAAGGAGAAATCAGGTTTAGGTATAGATGTAGATGAAGAGATTCTTAAAGAATTATGTAAATTTTCAACGGTTGTAACGGCCTAAGGAGATACATTATGGAAAAAATCTATGAAGGAATGCTTGGAGAAACACCGTTTTATGTAACAACCCTAGATCTTCACCATTTACAAGAAATTGAGAATTTACAAGTTGAGGTTTATGAATCGTTAGTTGACCAAAGTATTTTACAGCCACTTACTTCTGAAGAATTTGAATATATTTTAAAAGGCAATGGCATGATGATAGGTGCTTATGTTGGGCAGGACCTAATAGCCTTCCGTGCGCTCTTAAATCCTCCTATAGATAATGAGCATCTTGGCTATGATTGTGGGATTACGGAGGATGCATTCAATCGTGTTTTATATCAAGAAATCTCGAATGTTTCTCCTAAATACCGCGGCTTTGGCTTACAAAAAATATTAGCCAATATTATAATGAGGCAGATTGATTTATCGAAATATGATTACGTTTGCTCTACTGTTAAGCCGTATAATATTCCTAGCTTAAAGGATAAATTCGCGCAAGGTTTAGTGGTGAAAGGATTAAAGATTAAGTACGTTGATAAATTACGCTATATTTTCTTTAAAGATTTACGACAGGAGCTACCAATTTTTAAAGAAAAGAAAACAATATCGATGGATGATACGGTTGGTCAACAGCAACTTTTAAAACAGGGTTATACTGGTACTTCCATGTATGAAGACCAAAATGATTGGCTTGTTGTTTATGAAAAGTAAATAAAATATAAGCCCTGTTCTTCACAGTTTGCGAAGAGCAGGGCCTTTTTGCAAAGGTTTGTTATTTTTTTATTGGGCAAAAGCCACAAGCCATTAAACCAGGTATGTCCTTGGAAAAACAACATGATTTTCGGACAGGGACATTTACTAAATTTGATGGACTTTGACCGCCTGTATATTGTGTCCACCAAG
This genomic stretch from Lysinibacillus pakistanensis harbors:
- a CDS encoding TRAP transporter permease → MTKQQKLEDKEKVEEFEQISAEEQQAILEKYDIESNVRTITGIMKHVIFFGLLAFSLFQLYTAIFGQFPAQIQRTIHLGFGLTLIFLLFPVRKKAAKHKIAWFDYILAILSIVVGSYWTINYTNLVNSNGTITQLDFIVGIIAVVLVLEAARRAVGLPITIIAVVFLIYAYFGPYFPSFMAHRGQDIESIVNLMYYTTDGIFGTPISVSATFIFVFLLFGAFLVKTGVGQYFNDLAVALAGKLIGGPAKVAVFSSALQGTISGSSVANVVTSGSYTIPMMKKLGYRREFAGAVEAAASTGGQLMPPIMGAAAFLMVEFIGRNITYWDIAKAAAIPALLYFTGIWIMTHFEAKRVGLKGLRDDQMPNRREVFKKIYLLLPIIAIIILMLTGTPVMRAALYGIIISIGVAMFNKETRLKPKDIIDALVEGARTALGVVAATACAGIIVGVVVKTGLGLSLANSLVSLAGGSIILTLIFVMIASLILGMGAPTTANYVITSTIAAPAIVALLSPNTPQELVPVVVLLSAHFFVFYFGIIADITPPVALAAFAASGISGGDPIKTGVNSAKLAIAAFIIPYMIVFSPSLLMIDTTIPQILWVVFTAITGMVAIGAGVIGYWYRKMLWVERLIAIAAGLLLIYPEKFSDWAGLAIFIILFIIQFITQHKDIPGKRDKNDTSVTAS
- a CDS encoding mandelate racemase/muconate lactonizing enzyme family protein, which codes for MKIQQVEIFAIHLPLIEPFVISYATYDSMPSIILKVTTDTGIIGYGEAVPDEHVTGETWESTYAVLKNQLVPAIIGANPLEFEKIHDKMNKIVKDVPAAKAAIDIACFDIAGKALQVPVYQLLGGRYHEKFPITHVLSIGTPEAMADEAADRVEMGYRSFKMKVGTEVVRDVARIKAVRERVGDNIAIRVDVNQGWGNASTTLQGLRAMKDLNIDWLEQPVDSEDIDGMVEIKSKSDVTLMIDEGLRGVREMREIIAKRAADKVNIKLMKCGGIYPAMKLAVMAEMAGIECQVGSMVESSVGSAAGFHVAFSKKIMTSVELTGPLKFSKDVGNLHYDVPFICLKEKSGLGIDVDEEILKELCKFSTVVTA
- the nhaC gene encoding Na+/H+ antiporter NhaC, translated to MKKEINALWALLTFAIMIITMLITVVVLEQSPHVPLLVGTTVAAIVAKLHGFKWMEIEEMMYKGIRLALPAIVIIILVGLTIGAWIGGGVVATMIYYGLKLISPAWFLVTIMLLCSIVSLAIGSSWSTMATIGVAGMGIGLSMGIPAAMIAGAVISGAYFGDKMSPLSDTTNLAAGLTGTDLFDHIKHMLYTTIPALVIALVVFGIMGRKFADVSMKSEEILTTLKVMEESFVISPLLLLVPVGVIVLVAKKVPAIPALIIGIVSGFLLQIFVQGGSAASAVQALQAGFEISTGNHMVDDLFNRGGLDSMMNTVSMTIVAMTFGGILEYSGMLKALMNVIVKFAKSTGSLVASTIAACITTNATCSEQYISIVVPSRMFAGVYQQRGLHSKNLSRALEDGGTLTSVFFPWNTCGVFILATLGVSAMEYAPYAILNFTVPIISIIYAYIGFAIVKLTPEEIAEAEKRKKEQEINDANMAVVE
- a CDS encoding GNAT family N-acetyltransferase; protein product: MEKIYEGMLGETPFYVTTLDLHHLQEIENLQVEVYESLVDQSILQPLTSEEFEYILKGNGMMIGAYVGQDLIAFRALLNPPIDNEHLGYDCGITEDAFNRVLYQEISNVSPKYRGFGLQKILANIIMRQIDLSKYDYVCSTVKPYNIPSLKDKFAQGLVVKGLKIKYVDKLRYIFFKDLRQELPIFKEKKTISMDDTVGQQQLLKQGYTGTSMYEDQNDWLVVYEK
- a CDS encoding amidohydrolase; the encoded protein is MSDIVTLEESIFQWFDHFHKFPEVSWKEFETTKKIASILDELNVSYRLLGDVPGLIAEIGTGDEIVAVRADIDALWQEVDGKWQANHSCGHDANMTMVLGALLLLKDLPLQHRVRFIFQPAEELGNGACAAYDRGAVEGVSHLFGVHLRPIEELPLGKVSPAIHHGAAYFLEGTIHGIDAHGARPHQGKNAIDVIMAVQQMLNSIHLSPFEPHSAKLTKIIADGGSTNIIPGNASFSMDIRAQQNQQLELLRSRIESGLKAIQLQFEIDMDWKWIDYTPGAEVSPIAARMAKEAIIETLGEEHLADEITTPGSDDFHFYTVKKPELKAAMIGIGANLTPGLHHPKMTFERSALIDAAKVLACVLEKKPKSE